The DNA segment GGATGACAAGCTGATGTCACCCTGTAGATGGGACCACTCTGTATTGTCTCACTGCAGTCCCCTTCCTGTCACCAAAGTGAGTGTTGGGTGACCCTCATCcattttcccagctccctcctgcagcagaggggACAACGAGGGGAATAACAGACCCAGTGACACTTCTCCAGCCCAGACCAGCCTTGTACACTGTCACACACCAGGGAAGCCAGGAAGTGCAGCTGACCCCAAAAATGTCATGGAAAGAGCAAGGAGAGGACAAATGGGACAGTGAAGTGAgacacaagctctgcaggaACCACAGATGAGAAAAACCAGGACAGAGAAGTGAAAGTTGAAGGGGataggagagggaaaggagggggacagagggagagggggacaggcaggacaagGGCTGGGTGGAGATCCTTCCTGATTCCAGGTGTCCCCCACCAAATGCTACTGCTCAACACCCTGCCCATGTCCCCATGGCAGGGTCCTGCCATGCCAGGGCCTCTGCCTCCTTCATGTAATGTGACACTCCacgtgtccctgtgcctgggggGCTGAGGCCCCACTGCCCCACGTGTCCCTGCACCCCAGGACCAGTGCCCTAGCACCCCATGTGTCACCATGTCCCAGGATCCTCTGTGTCCTCATGCACAGAGACTTGgccccagcattcccagtgccctgtgccctaGTACCTGTCATATCCCCATATCACTGTGTCCCTATGTCCCTGtcctcctgccctcctgtgTCCTCATGTCCCTGTCTCACATATCCCCCTGGCCCCATGGCACTGTCTTCCATGTGCTGATGTctccacatccctgtgcccatgtCCTCTTGACTCCTTGTGTCCCTATGTCCCTATCTTCCCATGTCGCTCTGCCTCCATGTTCCTGTGTCCTCATATCCTCATGTCCCCATACCCTCATATTCCCATGTCCCATGTCCTTGCCCTTCTGACTCtccatgtccccatgtccccacctcCCATATTCCTGAGTCAAGTCCCTGTGTTCCCATGTCCCTGCCTCCCTATGTCCCCATCTCCCCATGTCCCGTGTCCCAGTGCTCCTGACTACCCAGATCCCTATGTCCCTCTCTCCCCATGTCTCCATGTCCCGTATCCCCATGTCTCTGTCTCACACTGTCCCCACGTCCCTGTTTCCCCACGtccccacatccctgtctcctgtGCCCCCACATCCCCGTGTCACCATGTCCCTGCCCTTCTGCCTCCCAGTGTACCCATGTCCCGTGTCCTCATGTCTCTGTCTCACACTGTCCCCATGACCCTGGTCTCCCCGCGTCCCAACACCCCTGTGTCCCCACATTCCGTGTCCTCGTGTCCCCATGTCCTGGCCCTTCTGcctccccgtgtccccatgTTCCGTGTCTTCATGTCCCTGTCTCCCCGTGTCCCCATGTCCGGTGTCCCCATAGCccgtgtccccatgtccctgtccccccgtgtccccatATCCCGGTGTCCCCATAGCccgtgtccccatgtccctgtctCCCCGTGTCCCCATGTCCGGTGTCCCCGTAGCccgtgtccccatgtccctgtctCCCCGTGTCTCCATATCCTGGTGTCCCCctgtcccatgtccccctgtCGCATGTCCATGTCCCCCTGTCCCGCCCCTCGTCCCGCCGCTCCCCCTGCACGTGCAGCACCGGCCGCCAGGCGGCGCTGGAGCCCCTGGGGGGCGTGGCTTCCCCAGTGCGGTGGGCGGGGCTTTTCCAACGCCCGAGCGGGTAAAGGGGCGGGTTGGGGGCGTGTCTCCTCGAGGGGCGTGGTTTGCATGGGGCGTGGTCTGTGGGGGCGTGGTCTGTCGGAGGGTGGGGCCCGCCCCGGCAGTTCCGGGCTCCGGACACGCCGGTCGGGACGGCGGCGCCCGGGAATCGGGATATCGGaaccgggaccgggaccggaTCGGATCAGATCGGGATCAGGACAGCACTGAGGGAACGCAGCGATGCAGCCGCCGCCACGCAAAGTGAGCGCAGGGCCGGGCCAGGTCACGGGGCGGGCGATCGGGACCGGGTCCTGCAGCCGCGACCGGGACTCGCTCCCGGGGCAGACCCTCACCGGGACTGAGGAAGCGGGGCCGCAGCTGGGGAGCACCCGGTGGGGAGCGGTGGGGACCGGTACCCGTACCAGGGGGGCAGCGCATCCCCGCACCCCATTCCTTCACCCCATCCCCCTACCCTATCCCCGCACCCCATCCCCGCACCCCATTCCTTCACCCCATCCCCCCAACCCTATCCCCGGACCCCATCCCCGcaccccatccctgcacccCATCCCCGCACCGCATCTCCGCACCCCATTCCCTAACCCCATCACGGCCGGGACTGAGCGGGGCCGTCCCGCAGGTGAAGCTCACCCAGGAGCTGCGGGTCCACGTCCTGGAGCAGCTCTCGGGCctgcagagcaaacagcagcGGGACGCCGAGCTGCTGGAGGACATCAGGTATGGCCCCACGTATGGAGCTGAGACCAGGCAGCTCATTCCAccagtgtgtgtgtccctgaGCTGTGACCAGGCAGCTCATCCCAccagtgtgtgtgtccctgaGCTGTGACCAGGCAGCTCATCCCAccagtgtgtgtgtccctgaGCTGTGACCAGGCAGCTCATTCCATGGGTGGGACAGGGACCAGGCACGGCTCACCTTGAGCCTGTCACCTTGAGGTCACGGGCTCCATCACCTGCTGGGGTGGCCTGATGGGGACATCCCAGTGTGGGGTGGTGGCAAGGGGTGATGTCAGGGGGATGGTGGTGGGGGGGATGACAGggtggcctgtccctgcccatctctGTGTGTTCTTGCCTGCTCCAtgtcccctctcccccaggTCCTACAGCAAGCAGAGGGCCGCCATCGACAGGGAGTATGGGCAGGTAAGGAGGAGGTGCTGCCTGATCCAAGACTGATGTCCTGGGGAGCCGCAGGTCCCATCCTGCCTGCGTGGGAtgtccagggctgggcacagccccacacatgCTGTGGGCAGCCTCAGAAATTACTGGAGCTTGGCAGCCCCTTGCTGGCCCCAAAGGGTGGTGGCAGAGGGACTCAGCATCTCCCTTTCTGGGGGTACCCTGACCATGTTCGGGCACCTGCTGAGGGGCTTTGCTGAGCACAGCATGGCCCCAGCCTCATGTGTTTTGGGAGCCTGGAGGGAAAACcttggagggggaaaaaactgctgggctctgctgtctgCTGGGTCATCGCAGGACGCTGCTCTGAAATGTCAGAGATTGGTTTTGCTGTGAGTTGTCCCCATAGCATCCCCTGGGGACATAGTGCAGCATAATTATGTCCCCACTTCCTGCAGCCAGGCACAGTGCCACCCCACCCCCTCACCCCTCTGAGGTTGGAGGGGACTGTCCCCCAGTGTTGGGGTCTCTCTGTGCTTGGCTTTGCTGGGggcttctctgctctgtgtctgtAGTCACTGTCCCTCCCTGGTGTCCCCTTGCAGAGCCTCTGTCCCAAAAGCCACAGCAGGGTGGTCTCCTGGTGGTGGCTGCTCCCCAGAAAGGTTTTCTCCTGCGGGGAGCACGATGGGATCCCTGCTAACACCGAGCTACTGTGGGAGTGTGTGTGCCTGTTCTGGGGAACATTTGTGTGTCCCTGGGTTCATGATATGGGCAGCCAGTGTGGGGGACCCGTTTCAGgcccagagcaggacagtgggGTGCTGGAGTGCTCAGCAGGGTTGGGGGAGTGCTGGTGATGCTGGGTCTGTCCACAGGCACTGCAAAGGCTGGCAAGCCAGTTCGTGAAGAGAGACTGGCACCGGGGCCGTGGCGAGGCCAGTGACTCGAggtgggctggggacagggacggggggACAAGAGACTGGGACTGGCTATGCCCAGCTATGCCTATCTCCAGCTGGGAGATGCCTGGTGCCAACCAGATGACATCCCAGGGATGCAGCCCCTGGTGGGATGCCCCCAAGGGTGTGGTGCCTGACTCGGAGGGGTccaccagggctgggggtgctgtcTGTCCTTCTAGGCATCGCCAAAAactggcagtggggcagggagtACCCTGCCCTATGTTAACCCCATGCCTGCAGGAGTGTGGCTGCTGTCTGGAAGGGTGTCATCGAGGGGACAGCGCATGCCGGACAGGTCCGTGTCACTGCCTCAGAGAGCTACCGTGCCCTGGCCGCCGAGGCCGCCCGCACCGCCCGCCTCTCCAAGGACAGGATGCTCAAGAAGGTACCAGGGCAAGGACATGCCTCTTGTGCCGGGGTGATGGGGACAACTGTCCCTTCCCCGGCTGACGCTCCCTGCAGGGCATGGAGCAACTGCAGAAGGcgcaggcagagctgctggagtcAGTGAAGGAGCTGGACAAGGCAAAGAAGCAGTTCACTCACCTCCAGCGGAGCAGTGAGGTGGCCAAGGACAAGGCAGCCGATGTGGAGGCTCGGTGAGTGGTGGGTGGACAACAGGGGGGCTTCTGTGGCTGTGAGGTGGTCTGACACCCCTCTCCCATCCTCCCCAGCCTCCGTAAGAGTGACCGGCGGATATTTCACACCAAGGCCAGTCTGCAAAAGCTCAGTGCCAAGGTCAGCTGTGCAGGGGGCTGGTGGGGTGCGCAGGCAGGTGGACGCAGGGGTCATAGGGTGGTGGCCCCCATGCCATTACCAAGTGctgctctccccatccctgcagttCTCAGCACGGCTGGCTGAGCACTCAAGGCAGCTGGCAGGGGTGCAGAATGAGTACAGCTTCGCCCTGGTCTCTGCCACTGCCCACCTGGAGCATTACCAGCGTGTGGAGCTGCCCGCGGCAATGCAGGTAAGAGCTGTCTAGACCACCCTGTgcctcctccccagcctcccaccagcacagagtTGGCTGCCTTGAAGGGTCAGGAATACTCCAGGAGGGGTGCAGGCAGTGCTAGGCAGGGAATCCCACTGGCTTTCCCCCAGGCACTGGATGGAGACCTCTACGAGCGGCTCCGGGAGCACTTGTCAGTTGCCAGCCGGACAGAGGTGGAGACCTGCCGGGCCACACGGGACTGGTTCCAGGGCGTTGCGGAGGCATCTGCACGGGTAACGTCACTGTCCCAGGAGCTGGGTAGGACAGGAGGGTACAGGTGAGCCCCCTGACCCCACACTGCTCCCCTGCTGCAGGTGTGCCGGGAGCAGgacctcctcctcttcctgcagGACCAccctgccttctctctggccCCTGAGCAGCGCTTCCAGCTCACTGGGGTGGAGGAGGTAGGTGGGGGGCACATACACATTACAGCAATGTGGGCTCTGCATCGCCAACTCTTCTCACCTCCGTGTCCTTGCCCAGGTGTGCCTGCTGCCTCCAGGGGATGACGGGGCCAACCTGGAGAAGGAGGCTCGGCGCTGGGCCACACGTGTGGCTCGGGACCGCAAAAACAAGGCACACAGCGAGGAGGTGGGAATTCTCCTGCCCCATGGAACAGGACAGGGGGCTCAAGGaggggcttttccagcctctcaccAGCTCCCACCTCCCTCTGACCTGCGGGTGCCCTGCCAGGTGCTGCAGCGGCTGGAGGCCAAGCGGCAGCAGGTGCCAGAGGGCGAAGTGGCTGCTGTGGAGCGGCAGATGGAAGAAGCGAGGGAAAACATCCGGAAGTCAGAGGTGAGTCCCTTAGATGGGTCTGTCACCCCGGGATGGAaaacacagggatggggaggtaTGGTGGCTGGGATGCTGGACTGGGGATGTGTCACTGGGGATGCTCTGCCACTGTGACCATCAGACTGGTGACAGGGGCAATGGAGTTGGGACTGGGCTGTCCCACCACTCCATAGGTGTCGCCTTAGACCCTGACACTGTGGGTGTCCCCAGGTCAGCCGAGTGAAAGCTGAGGCACGCCTGGCGCTGCTGcgggcagcagggctggatgtgGACAACTGGCTGGCTGGGGCCATGGTGGGGACAGGTGAGGAGACACCCACGGGGCTGGATCCAGCCGAGTTTGATGACTACGAGGACAGTGATGAGCCAGATGGGGATGATgagcctggtcctgctgctcGCACCTACCCCTACACCTGCCGGGTGATCTTTGGGTACCAGGTATGGCCCCAGCTGCTTGTCCCTCACCCTGCTTGCCCAGGGTTGACATCTCAGTGTCCCTGCCACtttgtccctgtgccctgcagggctgccagGCGGATGAGCTGTCCATCGCTCAGGGCGAGGAGCTGGAGGTCATCGAGGATGGGGACGCAGAGGAGTGGGTGAAGGTGGGATCAGGCTGAGCCCTCTCATCTGGGGGACACCTTTTGAAGGCTTCCAGGCTGTTCCCTGTTTATGGGCTGGGATGGTCATGTGGTTTCTGCCCTCTCAGGCTCGGAACAAGGCAGGCCAGGTTGGCTATGTCCCCGAAAAGtacctgctgtccctggggtgtGAGTCAGGGGCTGGGCTTGGCCCCCCAGGACCCTCTGCATTGCACCGCCAACTCTCCAGCATCATGGCTGCAGAACTGGTGCTGGAGCCTGGAGGTAGGTGCTGGGGCATCACCCCCACCCTGGGGAGAGTGATGGGACCCTAGAAGTTGCTGAGCCCCCTCCCTATCAcccccacagcctggctggtgcGAGCCCTGTACGACTACGAGGGGCAGAGCCCCGAGGAGCTGAGCTTCCCCGAGGGGGCCATCATCCGTGTGCTGCCCCGCGCCGCCGGTGAGGTGGACGACGGCTTCTGGACTGGCGACTTCGACGGCCGCATCGGCGTCTTCCCCTCCTTGGTGGTGGAGGAGCTCACTGGGGCCCGGGGGACAGCTGGGCAGGTCAGTGGTGGGAGGGGCAGTGTCCCCTCAGTGTGGGGTATCCCGCATCCATTGTGACTGAGCAGCAAAAGACCCCCTTCCTGTTGTTCCCATCCCTCTTGATTGTCTTCCCAGGAGCTCCCATCACCATCTCCTCCACCCTTCTCCCCTCCTGGCCTCATACCTGGGACCAGCCtggcccccagccctgctcctgagACATCACTGGGAGGTGAGTGCTGTGGGGGGCTGAGAGAGGGCAGGGTGGGCCCAGAatgccaggctgagctgctggtcCCTTCCAGGTTGCCGGCAGGATGGCACAGGCAGCGGGCAGAGCTCTCCAGACCTGGCAGCCACTCGACTCCGGCCGGTAAGCCCCATCACAGCAATGCTGGGCttcccaaacctgcccccagccctcccattACAGGGGCATGGTGCCATCTGTGTGTTTGGGGTCTCTCAAGGGGGACGAGTGGCCATAGCATGTTGGCActgcttctcctctcctctctcctcagcTCCGTGCACCTCCCCCACCGCCCGGCAGAGCCTCTGAGCCTGACCACGAGCTGCACTTCAGCTGACCCTGAGGGTTCCCCTTGAACCTCTCAGCCCCACAAAAAGCTTTGCCTGAGCAAACCACCACaggctgctgtccctggcactgccccatgCCCCGAGCTGGTCTCTCCAGGGGCTACATCCTGCCCAGTGCCGCTTGCGTAGTGTTCCTGCATCCCAGAACAGCACCAGGAACCCTGGCTACCCCTTTTTTGGGGTGCTCTGTGCCATAGCCAGGCCCCACCTCACCCACCTCTTGCCTctgccctttctgcctggcATCACCCGTGCACCCTCAGCCTTTGTTCCTGGAGCGGCTCATCCTTGGACCCTGCCAGCCCCCCACAGTCAGGAGTGGGTTAGGGGGGGCTGTTCCAAATAAATCCAGTTGTCTCTGGCCAGGGGTTCAGCAGCTTTAATGGTTGTAGCTCATCTATTTACAGTGCAATTGCACACCAAAGCTCGCACGGGCACCAGGGCTGCCCGCTGGCCTGGCCAGGGGGTGATCCTGCCCCCAGGCCAGGCTCCGGCCCCTCCTATGCCGGGATGGGGCTGGAAGCTCCTGTCTCCGCCAGCATCTCCCGGGGACCGGCAGGGTCTCTCGCCGGTGAAGGATTTGTGCCTGTGCCCGCTCTGTGTGGCAGGATTGCCCGGgggggctgtgctctgcagtgaaCGTGCCGGGTGGGTGGGGAGGTGCTGCCCCCCGCCCGGGGGGGCCTCGATCCGCTGCCTCCATCCCCACCCCTCGCTGCAGCCCCCTCTCTGAtccttcccccagagctgggggggctgcaggagctgggtgCGCAGTGGGGACTAGGTgctgtcctgcccctgccttgcCCGACAGCCCCCCAGGTGGGTCTTCGGGGCGGGTGCGGTGGGTGGGACTCAGGTACCTATTGCCAATGGGATGAGGTCTGGCGCCGAGCGCGGTTGTCGGTAACGCCAGCGCATCGCTCCGGCCATGCCAAGCGCGTAGCTGCCCacccggggccggggccggctgccccacagctgccccacgGCAGAGCCCCCTGCCCGGCGGGGGGGCCAGGGGCTGCGCACCTCCTGTCCACGCTCCAGCCGGCAGTggagaggagctgtggggagaggggcaggataGAGCTTGTCCCCAACACCATGGCACCCCCCTATCTACCCACAAATGGGGTGTCCCAGACCTGTGTCTGCCCACTGGCATCACTGCCTGTGGCTCGGCTTGTGGTCCATCCTGTGCAGGATCTGGTATATTGGGAGCCTACTCTCCTGGAGAAAGGGTTCACCCTCTCTCCAGCTCCATCACCAGTTACCCACTAGGGCAGGGACactgccagtgccctcccaccccaccccagacattgccccagggacagggaacaaaGCACTCACGTCACACTGTTGATCTTCCGTCCTTTTCCACGGGGCTGGGCTCCTGTGGATTGGAGGAGGGATGTGAATGAGGAGGGATATCAGTGGGAGCAGGATTCTGGCGTGAGGGCCAGGTCTCCCTTGGCCACAGCAGTGACCCTTGGTCCACTGGGCAGAACCCACTGAGTCTTCAGGAGTGATTACAGCCCACACACTagctctgcctgtccccatCACCTGCAGGACATGATGAGCAGCAGCCAAGAACCCTTGTGGTGGCCCTGACTGGAACTGAGGGGATGGTGGAGATGGTGCCAAGGCATGGTGACAAACATCCCAAGAAGGTCCCATCACTGTTCTGGAACTCCCATGTCCTGGAGCACCTCAACACCACATGCAGCATCCAAGGCAGGAGCCTGGAGCCACAGAGGGGACACACATCAATATATCCCTGGCCTTATCCTGCATATAACTGCTTCCCCAGTGATCAGATGGACCACAACCATCACTGAAAGCATAGTGGGTCATGGGAGGACCTATCATCAcctctccaggtctctggaGAAGGGCTGCAGCCCATCAGCTCTATCCTGCCTGGCTGCCTTGGGCTGCCCTTCTCTATGAAACAGCTCAAacctcccagcctggccaccAGAAAGCAAAGAGGGAAACAGTAAACAGTGggattctgctttttgcttaGCCAGCATCCAGCCATGCACTTTTCCCAGGGCtctcccagtcctgccccaTTCCAGCCCATGCCAAGAGCTGCTGGCATGTGCCATGCCACTGAAGCTCCAGCAGAGCCAGTCCCAGGGGATCTCCCTGGCTTTGAAACATGCCAGGAATTTTACCCAGGGATTTGGCTTCATTTTTATTCCAAGGGCTTTGGGAGGTGTGCCCTCATGCTGGTTTTGTGGGGCGAGTCAAGGCCAGTTCTTGGGGTTGCTGATCCCAGAGGCAGTTTCAGGGAGCAAATCCCCCAAATTGGGGGCCACCAATGGGCAAGCAAACCATGTCATCATCCTGGAGCATTCTGGCTCCTCCAGCAAGGTGGTTGGGTGGGAAAAGTTGGGAGATACCAGGGTGCTGGAAGCTCCAGGTGGAGAGAGCTCTCCTCTCTGAACACAGCTcctctggagcagggaaaaacaaccaagaaATGACCATTTGGCTTCACAATTCCCTAGACTTCAGGGCAAGAAAGGCTCCTAGAGATATCTGACCCTGCCTATTCATTGCTGGCCACACTGAGCCCCATTGAGGCTGGGTTTTTGGGGAGACCATGTGCAGCAGTGGAGCTCTGCAAAGTCAAGATTCCAATGGACATCCCCCAAGAGCTCAACCACAAAGGAAAACATCCCTTTCTTAAGTGGCAGCTGTCTCCAATTCCCCATGAAGCACAGGTGGGACACGTTATGGTGACTCTACAGGGCCCAGACACTGGAAAACGGGTGGGAAAAATCAGTCCTCCTCCAGTCCAGGGGACCACACAGGgacaaggaagaggaggaacGTACCTGCGGCTCTTCGTCCTCCACGTCAggctgtttcctgctgctgtcatctCTTCCCAACTCCTCAACCTGTTCTTGCAGGCTCAGGCTCCCGTGAATATCTGACACTTCATCTGCTGACCCCAGTCCAATCTCCTCCAGGCAGATGCTGGCTCCTTCTCGCGCCAGTTCTCCCGGGATGCTGGGACTCGACCCTCCCAGTCCCGGACGGCTCAGGAGCCTCCTCTGGTGGCTCAAACTCCCgggagcagtgccagcatcCTGCAGTGGGCCTGCCCTGCCGGACCCCGTGCCCGCCCGTCGGCTGTCGCGAGTGCCGGAGCTGGCTGGTGTGTTCGGGACTGGGGTGGTGGAGAGGCTCTGCTCCCCACCTTTGCCACTCTGGATGTCTCCGTTCTGCAGGCCCCCCGTGGGGACAGTCCCATTGAGGGCCCGCTCCCGCTGGAGCCGGTCgctgctgtgctccagctcctccGTGCTCAGCTCCCGGCTGCCATCGGGCAGGGGACCATCTTGCTGCTCGTGGAGAGTGGGTTTCTTCCCGATGTGTGTGACACGAAACCTGGAATGGGAGCAGGACAGatcaaaaggaaagggaagttACAGGCAcctgggggttggtctcttctgccagacactcagcaataggaccaGGGGGCACAGgcccaagctctgccaggggaaatttaagttggacatcagaaaaaaattccttccagagagagtgctcaggcattggaatgggctgcccagagagggggtggattccccatccctggaggtttttaaactgagcttggccgtggcactgagtgccatgatctggtaaagggactggagttggaccaagggttggacttgatgatctcggaggtcttttccaacccaatccattctatgattctatgaaaatcctttccctcctctcccacagCTGTATTCCCAGCTTGCTTACTGTACCTCCAGGCTTGGATCTCCTCTCTGCCATGATCTCCAGCCTTTCAGACCCACTCCTCACCACCCCACCCCTGCTCTAGCCATGCCCCCACTGACTTAACCccatttttcactgtatttttagcAAAACAAGTAGAAGGAGAAGGATGAAAAGTCCAGTCCAGATGTTGGCTGGTGCAGACCCTGCCTGCTTGTCCTCCAGGTGGCAAGATGGATCACAGCTGTTGGAAATCCTTTGAAACACAACCTGGACAACAGTGTGCCCCAAGCAAAGGCCAGGATGGGGTTTGGCAGTTATTTGGGTACAGGGATCCAAGGCAGGAGTTGTTTAGCTAAAATTTGCCAGAGCACATTTTGCACCATCCCCTGGAATGACAGGTGGTACCTGGGTGGTTCACCAAGGTTCCCCCCAACCAGGTAACAGCTCAGAGATGCCAGGTGAGCAGGAGAACAGCTGCAGAAGCTGGTCTGGCATCCCCAAAGGGTGTATTTATAAGCAGAAGTGATGCAATATTGCACATGGGTAGAA comes from the Pithys albifrons albifrons isolate INPA30051 chromosome 15, PitAlb_v1, whole genome shotgun sequence genome and includes:
- the RELL2 gene encoding RELT-like protein 2 — encoded protein: MSDQNSTDDGESDPQHSLSMVFLLVLVFFIMGLVGFLICHVLKKKGYRCRTFRDDLDPDNKDVLAELQDNEEEELNEDTVEKIVRCIIQNEANAEALKEMLGENEGDIPVPVSLCPHSQDGGPPHHHTVHLGSTQAPCIHCSRRKRHPLQRQGRSKEGKSRMHPGETTVFSVGRFRVTHIGKKPTLHEQQDGPLPDGSRELSTEELEHSSDRLQRERALNGTVPTGGLQNGDIQSGKGGEQSLSTTPVPNTPASSGTRDSRRAGTGSGRAGPLQDAGTAPGSLSHQRRLLSRPGLGGSSPSIPGELAREGASICLEEIGLGSADEVSDIHGSLSLQEQVEELGRDDSSRKQPDVEDEEPQEPSPVEKDGRSTV
- the FCHSD1 gene encoding F-BAR and double SH3 domains protein 1, producing the protein MQPPPRKVKLTQELRVHVLEQLSGLQSKQQRDAELLEDIRSYSKQRAAIDREYGQALQRLASQFVKRDWHRGRGEASDSRSVAAVWKGVIEGTAHAGQVRVTASESYRALAAEAARTARLSKDRMLKKGMEQLQKAQAELLESVKELDKAKKQFTHLQRSSEVAKDKAADVEARLRKSDRRIFHTKASLQKLSAKFSARLAEHSRQLAGVQNEYSFALVSATAHLEHYQRVELPAAMQALDGDLYERLREHLSVASRTEVETCRATRDWFQGVAEASARVCREQDLLLFLQDHPAFSLAPEQRFQLTGVEEVCLLPPGDDGANLEKEARRWATRVARDRKNKAHSEEVLQRLEAKRQQVPEGEVAAVERQMEEARENIRKSEVSRVKAEARLALLRAAGLDVDNWLAGAMVGTGEETPTGLDPAEFDDYEDSDEPDGDDEPGPAARTYPYTCRVIFGYQGCQADELSIAQGEELEVIEDGDAEEWVKARNKAGQVGYVPEKYLLSLGCESGAGLGPPGPSALHRQLSSIMAAELVLEPGAWLVRALYDYEGQSPEELSFPEGAIIRVLPRAAGEVDDGFWTGDFDGRIGVFPSLVVEELTGARGTAGQELPSPSPPPFSPPGLIPGTSLAPSPAPETSLGGCRQDGTGSGQSSPDLAATRLRPLRAPPPPPGRASEPDHELHFS